One Osmerus mordax isolate fOsmMor3 chromosome 26, fOsmMor3.pri, whole genome shotgun sequence DNA segment encodes these proteins:
- the nipa1 gene encoding magnesium transporter NIPA1 isoform X1, which translates to MAVEIGTSLPAGIWIAVISSFINGSTFVLQKKGILRARARGGSYLKDGVWWGGTLSMSIGQIGNFLAYNAAPAVIVTPLGALGVLFGAVLASFILQEHLNILGKLGCVLCCCGSIVLIIHSPKSESVTSRVELEERLSDPVFLTYASLVVLLLVVLIGWIAPIHGTSNIMVYVAICSLLGSFTVPCSKGLGLAAQDAFSEGPSSSRALVLFACLLGTLAVSILIQFTFINKALENFSSNIFEAIYYVTFTSTVIVASAILFKEWTAVGVVDCFGILCGLTTVSVGVLLLRIDQGAMLTWKQSGGRAKVD; encoded by the exons ATGGCTGTAGAAATAGGAACTTCGCTACCAGCCGGGATCTGGATTGCTGTGATATCCAGCTTTATTAATGGATCAACGTTTGTGCTTCAAAAGAAAGGAATATTGCGAGCACGTGCTAGAG gtGGTTCATATTTGAAAGATGGAGTGTGGTGGGGAGGTACACTTTCAA TGAGCATTGGCCAGATTGGTAACTTCTTGGCCTATAACGCAGCACCCGCTGTGATTGTGACACCTCTAGGAGCCCTCGGTGTGCTGTTTGG GGCTGTGTTGGCTTCCTTTATTCTTCAGGAGCATCTGAATATCCTGGGAAAGCTTGGCTGTGTGCTATGTTGTTGTGGCTCAATCGTGCTTATCATTCATTCCCCGAAGTCAGAGAGTGTGACATCTAgagtggagctggaggagagactgtcaGATCCAG TGTTTCTAACATATGCCTCCTTGGTGGTCCTGCTGCTGGTTGTACTGATTGGGTGGATTGCCCCCATACATGGCACGTCTAACATCATGGTGTATGTAGCCATATGCTCTCTCCTTGGAAGCTTCACGGTGCCCTGTAGCAAAGGCCTAGGTCTGGCCGCTCAGGACGCCTTTAGCGAGGGGCCCTCGAGTAGCAGGGCCCTTGTTCTCTTTGCGTGTTTACTGGGAACGTTGGCGGTCAGCATCCTCATCCAGTTCACTTTCATCAACAAGGCCCTGGAAAACTTCAGCTCCAATATATTTGAAGCTATATACTACGTGACGTTCACGTCGACCGTGATAGTTGCCTCTGCGATTCTCTTCAAGGAATGGACAGCAGTTGGTGTAGTGGACTGTTTCGGCATACTGTGTGGTCTCACGACAGTGTCAGTAGGGGTCCTTCTACTTAGAATAGATCAGGGGGCTATGCTCACCTGGAAGCAATCAGGGGGAAGAGCAAAAGTGGACTGA
- the nipa2 gene encoding magnesium transporter NIPA2 isoform X1, with amino-acid sequence MFMMESAMGEDGYTKINATCRNGSWVGENCSSGQQLRCLVINVTDSTNTSSFTMGQDRGKYDFYIGLGLAISSSIFIGGSFILKKKGLLRLARKGSMRAGQGGHAYLKEWLWWAGLLSMGAGEAANFAAYAFAPATLVTPLGALSVLVSAVLSSYFLSERLNLHGKLGCLLSILGSTAMVIHAPQEEEISRLEHMAQKLVDPGFVVFATFVIIVALIFIFVVGPRHGQTNIMVYITICSVIGALSVSCVKGLGIAIKEAIAGVSVVGNPLFWILLLGLVACVSTQINYLNKALDIFNTSLVTPIYYVFFTTSVLTCSAILFKEWEHMGSADVIGTLGGFLTIIVGIFLLHAFKDINVSLSSLAVSMRKDDKGTPAAAASAPNGLASHSPYELLLRSDSTEDMEVGLPFDSLSRRNGVMTSS; translated from the exons atgtttatgatggaGTCAgcgatgggggaggatgggtaTACAAAAATAAATGCAACATGTAGGAACG gGTCTTGGGTTGGTGAGAATTGCTCTTCGGGTCAGCAGCTCCGGTGCTTGGTTATAAATGTGACGGACAGCACCAACACGTCCAGCTTCACTATGGGTCAAGATCGGGGAAAGTATGATTTCTATATCGGACTGGGATTAGCCATTAGCTCAAGCATTTTCATCGGTGGAAGCTTCATCCTCAAGAAGAAAGGGCTACTTCGCCTGGCCAGGAAGGGGTCCATGAGAGCAG GTCAGGGAGGTCATGCATATCTGAAGGAGTGGCTTTGGTGGGCCGGTTTATTATCAA TGGGAGCTGGAGAAGCTGCCAACTTTGCTGCCTACGCCTTCGCCCCTGCCACCCTTGTCACCCCTCTGGGAGCCCTCAGTGTGCTAGTGAG CGCGGTCCTGTCCTCGTACTTCCTGTCGGAGCGTCTGAACCTGCACGGGAAGCTGGGCTGCCTGCTGAGCATCTTGGGCTCCACCGCCATGGTGATCCACGcaccccaggaggaggagatcagCCGGCTGGAGCACATGGCTCAGAAGCTGGTGGACCCAG GGTTCGTGGTCTTCGCCACGTTTGTCATCATCGTGGCTCTCATCTTCATCTTCGTGGTGGGCCCGCGCCACGGCCAGACCAACATCATGGTGTACATCACCATCTGCTCGGTGATCGGAGCGCTGTCCGTGTCGTGCGTGAAGGGGCTGGGCATCGCCATCAAGGAGGCCATCGCCGGGGTGTCGGTGGTGGGAAACCCCCTGTTCTGGATCCTGCTGCTGGGCCTGGTGGCCTGCGTGAGCACCCAGATCAACTACCTGAACAAGGCCCTGGACATCTTCAACACGTCCCTGGTGACGCCCATCTACTACGTGTTCTTCACCACCTCGGTGCTCACGTGCTCGGCCATCCTCTTCAAGGAGTGGGAGCACATGGGCTCGGCCGACGTCATCGGCACGCTGGGCGGCTTCCTCACCATCATCGTGGGCATCTTTCTGCTGCACGCCTTCAAAGACATCAAcgtcagcctctcctccctggccgTCTCCATGAGGAAGGACGACAAGGGGACGCCGGCGGCGGCCGCCTCCGCACCCAACGGCCTGGCCTCCCACAGCCCCTACGAGCTGCTGCTGCGAAGCGACTCCACGGAGGACATGGAGGTGGGCCTGCCCTTCGATAGCCTCTCCAGGAGAAACGGCGTGATGACTTCCTCTTAG
- the nipa2 gene encoding magnesium transporter NIPA2 isoform X2: MGQDRGKYDFYIGLGLAISSSIFIGGSFILKKKGLLRLARKGSMRAGQGGHAYLKEWLWWAGLLSMGAGEAANFAAYAFAPATLVTPLGALSVLVSAVLSSYFLSERLNLHGKLGCLLSILGSTAMVIHAPQEEEISRLEHMAQKLVDPGFVVFATFVIIVALIFIFVVGPRHGQTNIMVYITICSVIGALSVSCVKGLGIAIKEAIAGVSVVGNPLFWILLLGLVACVSTQINYLNKALDIFNTSLVTPIYYVFFTTSVLTCSAILFKEWEHMGSADVIGTLGGFLTIIVGIFLLHAFKDINVSLSSLAVSMRKDDKGTPAAAASAPNGLASHSPYELLLRSDSTEDMEVGLPFDSLSRRNGVMTSS, encoded by the exons ATGGGTCAAGATCGGGGAAAGTATGATTTCTATATCGGACTGGGATTAGCCATTAGCTCAAGCATTTTCATCGGTGGAAGCTTCATCCTCAAGAAGAAAGGGCTACTTCGCCTGGCCAGGAAGGGGTCCATGAGAGCAG GTCAGGGAGGTCATGCATATCTGAAGGAGTGGCTTTGGTGGGCCGGTTTATTATCAA TGGGAGCTGGAGAAGCTGCCAACTTTGCTGCCTACGCCTTCGCCCCTGCCACCCTTGTCACCCCTCTGGGAGCCCTCAGTGTGCTAGTGAG CGCGGTCCTGTCCTCGTACTTCCTGTCGGAGCGTCTGAACCTGCACGGGAAGCTGGGCTGCCTGCTGAGCATCTTGGGCTCCACCGCCATGGTGATCCACGcaccccaggaggaggagatcagCCGGCTGGAGCACATGGCTCAGAAGCTGGTGGACCCAG GGTTCGTGGTCTTCGCCACGTTTGTCATCATCGTGGCTCTCATCTTCATCTTCGTGGTGGGCCCGCGCCACGGCCAGACCAACATCATGGTGTACATCACCATCTGCTCGGTGATCGGAGCGCTGTCCGTGTCGTGCGTGAAGGGGCTGGGCATCGCCATCAAGGAGGCCATCGCCGGGGTGTCGGTGGTGGGAAACCCCCTGTTCTGGATCCTGCTGCTGGGCCTGGTGGCCTGCGTGAGCACCCAGATCAACTACCTGAACAAGGCCCTGGACATCTTCAACACGTCCCTGGTGACGCCCATCTACTACGTGTTCTTCACCACCTCGGTGCTCACGTGCTCGGCCATCCTCTTCAAGGAGTGGGAGCACATGGGCTCGGCCGACGTCATCGGCACGCTGGGCGGCTTCCTCACCATCATCGTGGGCATCTTTCTGCTGCACGCCTTCAAAGACATCAAcgtcagcctctcctccctggccgTCTCCATGAGGAAGGACGACAAGGGGACGCCGGCGGCGGCCGCCTCCGCACCCAACGGCCTGGCCTCCCACAGCCCCTACGAGCTGCTGCTGCGAAGCGACTCCACGGAGGACATGGAGGTGGGCCTGCCCTTCGATAGCCTCTCCAGGAGAAACGGCGTGATGACTTCCTCTTAG
- the nipa1 gene encoding magnesium transporter NIPA1 isoform X3, which yields MSIGQIGNFLAYNAAPAVIVTPLGALGVLFGAVLASFILQEHLNILGKLGCVLCCCGSIVLIIHSPKSESVTSRVELEERLSDPVFLTYASLVVLLLVVLIGWIAPIHGTSNIMVYVAICSLLGSFTVPCSKGLGLAAQDAFSEGPSSSRALVLFACLLGTLAVSILIQFTFINKALENFSSNIFEAIYYVTFTSTVIVASAILFKEWTAVGVVDCFGILCGLTTVSVGVLLLRIDQGAMLTWKQSGGRAKVD from the exons A TGAGCATTGGCCAGATTGGTAACTTCTTGGCCTATAACGCAGCACCCGCTGTGATTGTGACACCTCTAGGAGCCCTCGGTGTGCTGTTTGG GGCTGTGTTGGCTTCCTTTATTCTTCAGGAGCATCTGAATATCCTGGGAAAGCTTGGCTGTGTGCTATGTTGTTGTGGCTCAATCGTGCTTATCATTCATTCCCCGAAGTCAGAGAGTGTGACATCTAgagtggagctggaggagagactgtcaGATCCAG TGTTTCTAACATATGCCTCCTTGGTGGTCCTGCTGCTGGTTGTACTGATTGGGTGGATTGCCCCCATACATGGCACGTCTAACATCATGGTGTATGTAGCCATATGCTCTCTCCTTGGAAGCTTCACGGTGCCCTGTAGCAAAGGCCTAGGTCTGGCCGCTCAGGACGCCTTTAGCGAGGGGCCCTCGAGTAGCAGGGCCCTTGTTCTCTTTGCGTGTTTACTGGGAACGTTGGCGGTCAGCATCCTCATCCAGTTCACTTTCATCAACAAGGCCCTGGAAAACTTCAGCTCCAATATATTTGAAGCTATATACTACGTGACGTTCACGTCGACCGTGATAGTTGCCTCTGCGATTCTCTTCAAGGAATGGACAGCAGTTGGTGTAGTGGACTGTTTCGGCATACTGTGTGGTCTCACGACAGTGTCAGTAGGGGTCCTTCTACTTAGAATAGATCAGGGGGCTATGCTCACCTGGAAGCAATCAGGGGGAAGAGCAAAAGTGGACTGA
- the cyfip1 gene encoding cytoplasmic FMR1-interacting protein 1 homolog — MASTVTLEDALSNVDLLEELPLPDQQPCIEPLPSSLVYQPNFNTNFEDRNAFVTGIARYIEQATVHSSMNEMLEEGQEYAVMLYTWRSCSRAIPQVKCNEQPNRVEIYEKTVEVLEPEVTKLMNFMYFQRTAIDRFCGEMRRLCHAERRKDFVSEAYLLTLGKFINMFAVLDELKNMKCSVKNDHSAYKRAAQFLRKMSEPSSIQESQNLSMFLANHNKITQSLQQQLEVINGYDELLADIVNLCVEYYENKMYLTPNEKHTLLKVMGFGLYLIDGNNSNIYKLDAKKRLNLTKIDKFFKQLQVVPLFGDMQIELSRYIKTSAHFEENKSRWSCTSTGSSPQYNICEQMIQIREDHMRFISELARYSNSEVVTGSGRQESQKTDSEYRKLFDLALQGVQLLSQWSAHVMEVYSWKLVHPTDKYSNKDCPDNAEEYERATRYNYTSEEKFALVEVMAMIKGLQVLMGRMESVFNHAIRHTIYSALQDFAQLTLRDPLRQAIKKKKNVIQSVLQAIRKTICDWEAGREPHNDPALRGEKDPKGGFDIKVPRRAVGPSSTQLYMVRTMLESLIADKSGSKKTLRSGLEGPTILDIEKFHRESFFYTHLLNFSETLQQCCDLSQLWFREFFLELTMGRRIQFPIEMSMPWILTDHILETKEASMMEYVLYPLDLYNDSAHYALTKFKKQFLYDEIEAEVNLCFDQFVYKLADQIFAYYKILAGSLLLDKRLRADCKNQGANIPWPPSNRYETLLKQRHVQLLGRSIDLNRLITQRVSAALYKSLELAINRFESEDLTSIMELEGLLDINRMTHKLLSRFLTLDSMDAMFREANHNVSAPYGRITLHVFWELNYDFLPNYCYNGSTNRFVRTVLPFSQEFQRDKPPNAQPQYLYGSKALNLAYSSVFGYYRNFVGPPHIKAMCRLLGYQGIAVVMEELLKVVKSLLQGTIMQYVKTLMEVMPKICRLPRHEYGSPGILEFFHHQLKDIVEYAELKTVCFQNLREVGNALLFCLLSEQSLSQEEVCDLLHAAPFQNILPRVHVKEGERLDAKMKRLEAKYTALHLVPLIERLGTPQQIAIAREGDLLTKERLCCGLSMFEVILTRVRGFLDDPIWRGPLPSNGVMHVDECVEFHRLWSAMQFVYCIPVGAHEFTVEQCFGDGLHWAGCMIIALLGQQRRFDILDFSYHLLKVQKHDGKDEIIKSVPLKKMVDRIRKFQILNDEIFAILNKYLKSGDGENMPVEHVRCFQPPIHQSLASN; from the exons ATGGCGTCCACAGTGACCCTGGAGGATGCTCTCTCCAACGTGgacctgctggaggagctgccCCTCCCGGACCAGCAGCCCTGCATCGAGCCCCTGCCTTCCTCACTGgtctaccag ccCAACTTCAACACCAACTTCGAGGATCGCAACGCCTTCGTGACGGGCATCGCCCGCTACATCGAGCAAGCCACGGTCCACTCCAGCATG aatgagatgctggaggagggccaggagtATGCCGTCATGCTTTACACTTGGAGGAGCTGTTCCCGTGCCATCCCTCAG gtgaAGTGCAACGAGCAGCCCAACAGAGTGGAGATCTATGAGAAGACCGTGGAGGTTCTGGAACCTGAGGTCACCAAGCTCATGAACTTCATGTACTTCCAG cgcACAGCCATCGACCGTTTCTGCGGCGAGATGCGTCGCCTGTGCCACGCCGAGCGGCGGAAGGACTTTGTGTCGGAGGCCTACCTGCTGACGCTGGGGAAGTTCATCAACATGTTCGCCGTGCTGGACGAGCTCAAGAACATGAAGTGCAGCGTGAAGAACGACCACTCGGCCTACAAAAG aGCCGCCCAGTTCCTCAGGAAGATGTCCGAgccctcctccatccaggaGTCCCAGAACCTCTCCATGTTCCTGGCCAACCACAACAAAATCACCCAG tccctgcagcagcagctggaggtGATTAACGGCTATGATGAGCTCCTGGCGGACATCGTCAACCTGTGTGTGGAGTACTACGAGAACAAGATGTACCTCACTCCTAACGAGAAACACACTCTGCTCAAA GTTATGGGCTTCGGCTTGTACCTGATAGacggcaacaacagcaacatctACAAACTGGACGCCAAGAAAAGACTCAACCTGACAAAGATTGACAAATTCTTCAAG CAACTCCAGGTCGTGCCTCTGTTCGGGGACATGCAGATTGAGCTGTCCAGGTACATCAAAACAAGTGCCCACTTTGAAGAGAACAAGTCCAG gTGGTCCTGCACCTCCACAGGCAGCAGCCCCCAGTACAACATCTGTGAGCAGATGATCCAGATCCGGGAGGACCACATGCGCTTCATCTCTGAGCTGGCTCGCTACAGCAACAGTGAG GTGGTGACCGGGTCAGGGCGCCAGGAGTCCCAGAAGACAGACTCAGAGTACAGGAAGCTGTTTGACCTGGCTCTGCAGGGCGTGCAGCTGCTGTCTCAGTGGAGCGCACACGTGATGGAAGTG TACTCCTGGAAGCTGGTGCACCCCACTGACAAGTACTCCAACAAGGACTGTCCGGACAACGCCGAGGAGTACGAGCGAGCCACCAGATACAACTACACCAGCGAGGAGAAGTTCGCCCTGGTGGAG GTGATGGCCATGATTAAGGGTCTGCAGGTGCTGATGGGCCGCATGGAGAGCGTGTTCAACCACGCCATCCGCCACACCATCTACTCAGCCCTGCAGGACTTCGCCCAGCTCACGCTGAGAGACCCCCTGCGCCAGGCcatcaagaagaagaagaatgtcATTCAGAG CGTCCTCCAGGCCATCAGGAAGACCATCTGTGACTGGGAGGCGGGCCGCGAGCCCCACAACGACCCAGCGCTCCGCGGGGAGAAGGACCCCAAGGGGGGCTTCGACATCAAGGTCCCCCGCCGCGCGGTGGGCCCGTCCAGCACACAG ctgtACATGGTCAGGACCATGCTGGAGTCCCTCATCGCAGACAAGAGCGGCTCCAAGAAGACCCTGCGCAGTGGTCTGGAGGGTCCCACCATCCTGGACATCGAGAAGTTCCACCGGGAGTCCTTCTTCTACACCCACCTGCTCAACTTCAGCG agACCCTGCAGCAGTGCTGTGACCTGTCCCAGCTGTGGTTCAGGGAGTTCTTCCTGGAGCTCACCATGGGCCGCAGAATCCAGTTCCCCATCGAGATGTCCATGCCCTGGATCCTCACCGACCACATCCTGGAGACCAAGGAGGCCTCCATGATGGA gtatgTGCTGTATCCTCTGGACCTGTACAACGACAGCGCCCACTACGCCCTGACCAAGTTCAAGAAACAGTTCCTCTACGACGAGATCGAAGCCGAG GTCAACCTGTGCTTCGATCAGTTTGTCTACAAGCTGGCTGATCAGATATTTGCCTACTACAAGATCCTAGCTGGAAG cttgcTGCTGGACAAGCGTCTGAGGGCTGACTGTAAGAACCAGGGAGCTAACatcccctggcccccctccaaCCGCTACGAGACCCTGCTGAAGCAACGCCACGTCCAG CTCCTGGGGCGCTCCATCGACCTGAACAGGCTGATCACCCAGAGGGTGTCTGCTGCCCTCTACAAGTCCCTGGAGCTGGCCATCAACCGCTTCGAGAGCGAGGACCTCACCTCCATCATG GAACTGGAGGGTCTGCTGGACATCAACCGCATGACCCACAAGCTCCTCAGCCGCTTCCTCACCCTGGACAGCATGGACGCCATGTTCCGCGAGGCCAACCACAACGTGTCGGCCCCGTACGGCCGCATCACGCTGCACGTCTTCTGGGAGCTCAACTACGACTTCCTGCCCAACTACTGCTACAACGGCTCCACCAACCG gtttgTCCGCACTGTGCTTCCCTTCTCCCAGGAGTTCCAGAGGGACAAGCCGCCCAACGCCCAGCCCCAGTACCTGTACGGCTCCAAG GCCCTGAACCTGGCCTACAGCAGCGTGTTCGGCTACTACAGGAACTTCGTGGGCCCCCCTCACATCAAGGCCATGTGCCGGCTGCTCGGTTACCAGGGCATCGCCGTGGTGAtggaggagctgctgaaggTCGTCAAGAGCCTG ctCCAAGGCACCATCATGCAGTATGTGAAGACCCTGATGGAGGTCATGCCCAAGATCTGCCGCCTGCCTCGCCATGAGTATGGCTCcccag gGATCCTGGAGTTCTTCCACCACCAGCTGAAGGACATAGTGGAGTACGCAGAGCTCAAGACCGTGTGCTTCCAGAACCTGAGGGAGGTCGGCAACGccctcctcttctgcctcctGAGCGAGCAGAGCCTG tcgcaggaggaggtgtgtgatcTTCTGCATGCTGCACCCTTCCAGAACATTCTCCCCAGAGTCCATGTCAAAG AGGGCGAGCGCCTCGACGCCAAGATGAAGCGCTTGGAGGCCAAGTACACAGCTCTGCACCTGGTGCCCCTGATCGAGCGTCTGGGGACCCCTCAG CAAATCGCCATCGCCCGCGAGGGAGACCTGCTGACCAAAGAGAGGCTGTGCTGCGGCCTGTCCATGTTCGAGGTCATCCTCACGCGGGTCCGCGGGTTCCTGGACGACCCCATCTGGCGAGGCCCGTTGCCCAGCAACGGCGTGATGCACGTGGACGAGTGCGTGGAGTTCCACCGCCTGTGGAGCGCCATGCAGTTCGTCTACTGCATCCCTGTCGGAGCCCACGAGTTCACCGTGGA GCAGTGCTTCGGGGACGGGCTGCACTGGGCCGGCTGCATGATCATCGCTCTCCTGGGGCAGCAGAGGCGCTTTGACATCCTGGACTTCAGCTACCACCTCCTGAAGGTCCAGAAGCACGACGGCAAGGATGAGATCATTAAGAGCGTG CCTCTTAAGAAGATGGTGGACCGAATTCGCAAGTTTCAAATACTCAATGACGAGATCTTCGCCATTCTGAACAAGTACCTGAAGTCAGGGGATGGTGAGAACATGCCAGTGGAGCATGTGCGATGCTTCCAGCCGCCCATCCACCAATCACTGGCCAGCAACTGA
- the LOC136935746 gene encoding fibronectin type III domain-containing protein 9: MTISVHNISSTSARVSWPAAPSCLDTFYSVMYHPNWNSLLMGYTRKSFLREERIPVTQTSASLLNLAPQTTYILCVTCQAANPVRDQCQVFSTPGEWGERQDGSGWEMAMGVWMASSILLLVIAGVLLWGCLHSICPFAQASGEDYPCSSALPQGTQGSPGCLYTPSSSEENSKQVTVLENPLHSALTPGHRHARGHELRTLTPRTEGQPV, encoded by the coding sequence ATGACGATCTCCGTACACAACATCTCGTCCACCTCGGCCAGGGTGAGCTGGCCAGCCGCGCCCAGCTGCCTGGACACCTTCTACAGCGTCATGTACCACCCCAACTGGAACAGCCTGCTCATGGGCTACACCCGCAAGAGCTTCCTGAGGGAGGAGCGCATCCCCGTGACCCAGACCAGCGCCAGCCTGCTCAACCTGGCCCCGCAGACCACCTACATCCTGTGCGTGACCTGCCAGGCCGCCAACCCGGTCCGGGACCAGTGCCAGGTGTTCAGCACCccgggggagtggggggagaggcaggacggCTCCGGGTGGGAGATGGCAATGGGGGTGTGGATGGCCAGCAGTATCCTTCTCCTGGTCATCGCCGGGGTCCTCCTCTGGGGGTGTCTCCACTCCATATGCCCCTTTGCCCAGGCGTCCGGCGAGGACTATCCCTGCTCCAGCGCCCTGCCCCAGGGGACCCAGGGCAGCCCAGGGTGCCTGTACACCCCCAGCAGCAGCGAGGAGAACTCCAAGCAGGTCACCGTCTTGGAGAACCCCCTCCACTCGGCCCTGACGCCCGGACACCGACACGCCCGGGGTCACGAGCTGAGGACGCTGACCCCGCGAACCGAGGGACAGCCCGTCTGA
- the nipa1 gene encoding magnesium transporter NIPA1 isoform X2: MDSRLGGSYLKDGVWWGGTLSMSIGQIGNFLAYNAAPAVIVTPLGALGVLFGAVLASFILQEHLNILGKLGCVLCCCGSIVLIIHSPKSESVTSRVELEERLSDPVFLTYASLVVLLLVVLIGWIAPIHGTSNIMVYVAICSLLGSFTVPCSKGLGLAAQDAFSEGPSSSRALVLFACLLGTLAVSILIQFTFINKALENFSSNIFEAIYYVTFTSTVIVASAILFKEWTAVGVVDCFGILCGLTTVSVGVLLLRIDQGAMLTWKQSGGRAKVD, translated from the exons ATGGATTCTCGCTTGG gtGGTTCATATTTGAAAGATGGAGTGTGGTGGGGAGGTACACTTTCAA TGAGCATTGGCCAGATTGGTAACTTCTTGGCCTATAACGCAGCACCCGCTGTGATTGTGACACCTCTAGGAGCCCTCGGTGTGCTGTTTGG GGCTGTGTTGGCTTCCTTTATTCTTCAGGAGCATCTGAATATCCTGGGAAAGCTTGGCTGTGTGCTATGTTGTTGTGGCTCAATCGTGCTTATCATTCATTCCCCGAAGTCAGAGAGTGTGACATCTAgagtggagctggaggagagactgtcaGATCCAG TGTTTCTAACATATGCCTCCTTGGTGGTCCTGCTGCTGGTTGTACTGATTGGGTGGATTGCCCCCATACATGGCACGTCTAACATCATGGTGTATGTAGCCATATGCTCTCTCCTTGGAAGCTTCACGGTGCCCTGTAGCAAAGGCCTAGGTCTGGCCGCTCAGGACGCCTTTAGCGAGGGGCCCTCGAGTAGCAGGGCCCTTGTTCTCTTTGCGTGTTTACTGGGAACGTTGGCGGTCAGCATCCTCATCCAGTTCACTTTCATCAACAAGGCCCTGGAAAACTTCAGCTCCAATATATTTGAAGCTATATACTACGTGACGTTCACGTCGACCGTGATAGTTGCCTCTGCGATTCTCTTCAAGGAATGGACAGCAGTTGGTGTAGTGGACTGTTTCGGCATACTGTGTGGTCTCACGACAGTGTCAGTAGGGGTCCTTCTACTTAGAATAGATCAGGGGGCTATGCTCACCTGGAAGCAATCAGGGGGAAGAGCAAAAGTGGACTGA